The window ATCTGAAACTAGATTGAAACAAATAAAAACCCTTTTCTATGTCGATTTGTATCAAAAGTAGAAGCAGGAATTCAGATTCGTCCATTTTCCGGGTTCACAACGTTTTCCGGTAAGCTTTGTTTGTAAAATTCGTGCAACACAGATATGTTTTCCCTTCAACATCTTCTTGCAATCTCCGTGAAGAGGACACTAGAACCGCCGCCGGTGCAGATTCTTCGTGAAGAGgacactagaacatcttcgtggGTTGATTTTGAATCTGGGTCTGCTTTCTTCATGAAAAAAATCCATGAAAGCAGATCTGAAATTTGGGTTTATTTTGTAGTATATAATTAttacaataataaaataaaataaaataaaaagaggcAATAGGGGTTTGAATTTCTGTAGATTTGAGGAAAAGTCAAAAGAAATATGTAAAATgacgaaactaccctcacatgcttAGCACATGACTTCATTTAACGGAAAAATATACAGAAGGTAGACgggggacgagggatgtactcttttgatagtttaggaacgaggaatgcacaaaaaaaagaaaaaggacagggagtcaaaatcgatgtaaagttcagggacgaggaatgaaattttgtctcaaATTCAATAAAATAATGTTggttttatctaatgatataatctAATTTCAAACCCGAAGtatcttaattatatatatatatatatatatatatatatatatatatatatatatatatatatatatatatatatatatatatatatatatatatatatatatatattctatgtttacCTTATAAACAATTAAGTGAAAACCTGGACACATTTGTAACAAGAAACTATAGTGTAGAACTGATCCAACTTCTTATTATTGTCATCAAAGAAACAACAATTTACACAAAAATGTTCAATCAAAATACATGCATCTATATGATCATCTTAATTGATAGTAACCAAACTTATAACAATGATGAAACTCCGATCACTATCTTATTAAGTAAAATCAGATTAAGAAACATAAGAGTTGACACATATTAAGAAAAGAATAGTAAAAGAATGAAAACAATATTCACATCCTCTCTATAGGATAAACCTAAAATCCCGTTTTACAGTACCGATTTATGATCAAACAAATCTTTTGTGTGATTTTCAAAAGAACCAATGTACATTCCACGTTTGATTATAGCTAGAACGATGTATGGCCACCGCCGCCACTTGCCCAATATCTATCATTCGGTAATCGAATCGAGTTGACTAGGTTTTGAGACATGCCACGAAAGAGCGAATTAGGATCCCCTAATAACTGTTGTTGTTGTGATGGTGGTGGAGGAGTACTAATAGCTACTGGAGATCCTAACGAGCCACCTTGCACTGGCAAATTACTTTCTCCTTCTTCTTCAAGTGGAAGACTTTCATAACCGACGTTACTAAAAGACGCCGCCATAATAACCACAGGTCCGACGGCTAAAAGTGGCCCCACCACACATCCACCAACCACATGTCCTTGGCCACCGGCTAGATAAACAGTCATGCCGGTGGCACTGAGTGGTGCCGGTGGAGGTAAAAAAGTTCCTGATAACGACAAGATTTCAAGTCGACCTTGCAATTTCATAACCGCACCATGTGAAGCCGGTGGTTGTCGAAGAGTAACATTTGTGACGGTCCCACTACCACTCATAATACAAACGCCACGCTGGCGCCTTCGTGCAAAGGTGGCAATACTTTCCATTACATCACAACCATCAGCAACTTCCATTAAATGTGTTCTAAGTGCATTCGTGCTCTCTCGTGTAACTATGATTGGCGGTTTTGGTTTGTTCTTTGAACCCGATGGTCGTCCTCTTGACCGCCGTGAGATTTCGCCACCGCCACCGCCGTTTAACATGTCGTCTTTGCTGTTTTCGTCACTTTCTCGTTTATGATCAGCACCTGTAGATGTAGTTTGGACCTTAGATCATACGTTGTATCTAGATTAATGGTGGAAACACTAATTAGAATGAGTCGAATACGTATTAGACTAACGGGATCGAATTAACCAATGAATAATTGATAGAATCGATGCCTAAGACTGTGTATTCGGTTGGTAAGGGTTTTGGGACGATTAGCAGCAAGTAATACGACGGCCTAAGGGTttatggtgtgtaacctaacacaaaaccacgaaacccatatttatactaaatacagcgaccatcggccggtggtcggggaccttcggccgatggtgacagtccctcgaccgatggtccctaccatcggtcgatggtcttgagcagccaaccgactgcttgacctattcacgacattatactaagcatcataaacacaaagtataagtgtccacgtacatatatgactgaaatatcaagtacataacaaatagaacaataaacgtaatagaactcgggatttatgcaccaacaaactccccctaagacctagttctattccataagtcttcagtcatcatacggatcgatcaccatgttgttcaagtagcacagcttagccactttaacatactgttcagcctgtacCCTGTTTTCACGACGATAAAGCATACGGTTATAGTACAAAGTAAAAATATCAGCTTCGGTACAGTTCCTTAACCAGatcggatccaacacacgaatacaatcgatatcatcttccttc of the Rutidosis leptorrhynchoides isolate AG116_Rl617_1_P2 chromosome 5, CSIRO_AGI_Rlap_v1, whole genome shotgun sequence genome contains:
- the LOC139846476 gene encoding AT-hook motif nuclear-localized protein 18-like, producing the protein MDQMTSAHSIPPPLHTRNFNLHQFQQQNSEDEQNGTSGLNMGADHKRESDENSKDDMLNGGGGGEISRRSRGRPSGSKNKPKPPIIVTRESTNALRTHLMEVADGCDVMESIATFARRRQRGVCIMSGSGTVTNVTLRQPPASHGAVMKLQGRLEILSLSGTFLPPPAPLSATGMTVYLAGGQGHVVGGCVVGPLLAVGPVVIMAASFSNVGYESLPLEEEGESNLPVQGGSLGSPVAISTPPPPSQQQQLLGDPNSLFRGMSQNLVNSIRLPNDRYWASGGGGHTSF